One window from the genome of Oncorhynchus gorbuscha isolate QuinsamMale2020 ecotype Even-year linkage group LG14, OgorEven_v1.0, whole genome shotgun sequence encodes:
- the LOC123995911 gene encoding transmembrane protein 151B-like, whose translation MHKILDIQQRPLMQSLSTSLCRDSHWKCLLLSLLMYGCVGAMTWCHVTKVTRLSFDSAYKVKSMMYHESPCSNGYIYIPVAFMVMLYVVQLVECWHCRTHNALLYKVDVESVGERIGCMQQATPCIWWKAISYHYVRRTRQVTRYRNGDAYTTTQVYHQRVNTHVAEAEFNYGNCGVNDISKQLQGLDSFPVTKLRFTKCFSFANVESENSYLTQRARFFTENEGLDDYMEAREGMHLKNVDFKEYMIAYSDLDHLPWYVSNYVFWAAAAFTFSWPLRVLTEYRTAYLHYHVEKLFGFDCVPVRPSEERPYCHHIPRVNTIESTELEWHIRSNQQLVPSYSEAVLMDLAQLSSGGGSNANTYSVCGSYGSYRQNCERCHCTISSSSIFSRSALSICNGTSPHIPFSASRLSLSRLYGSWRSCLRRSSGSLNETSCPTESTRCLTPSDQPASEENPPDYQDALYFPVLIVHRNEGCLNHSLHMNGSCVETTL comes from the exons ATGCATAAAATCTTGGACATACAG CAGCGGCCCCTGATGCAGTCCCTCAGTACGTCCCTGTGCAGGGATAGCCACTGGAAATGCCTGCTCCTGTCCCTACTCATGTACGGCTGCGTGGGGGCCATGACCTGGTGCCACGTGACCAAGGTGACGCGGCTTTCTTTCGACAGTGCCTACAAGGTCAAGTCAATGATGTACCACGAAAGCCCCTGCTCCAACGGATACATCTACATTCCTGTGGCCTTCATGGTCATGCTATATGTGGTCCAACTGGTGGAGTGCTGGCACTGCCGCACCCACAACGCACTGCTGTACAAGGTGGACGTGGAGAGTGTGGGCGAGCGCATCGGGTGCATGCAGCAGGCCACACCCTGCATCTGGTGGAAGGCCATCAGTTACCATTATGTGCGGCGCACGCGGCAAGTGACGCGCTACCGTAACGGCGACGCCTACACCACCACGCAAGTGTATCACCAGCGTGTCAACACGCACGTGGCCGAGGCGGAGTTTAACTATGGCAACTGTGGCGTGAACGACATCTCCAAGCAGCtgcagggcctggacagcttccCCGTCACCAAGCTGAGGTTCACCAAGTGCTTTAGCTTTGCCAATGTGGAGTCGGAGAACTCCTACCTAACCCAGCGGGCCCGCTTCTTCACCGAGAACGAGGGCCTGGACGACTACATGGAGGCCCGCGAGGGCATGCACCTGAAGAATGTAGACTTTAAGGAGTACATGATTGCCTATTCAGACCTGGACCACCTGCCCTGGTACGTGTCCAACTACGTCTTCTGGGCAGCTGCTGCCTTCACCTTCTCCTGGCCGCTGCGTGTGCTGACCGAGTACCGCACAGCCTACCTCCACTATCATGTGGAGAAGCTGTTCGGCTTCGACTGTGTCCCTGTCAGACCATCCGAGGAGCGACCATACTGCCACCACATCCCTAGGGTCAACACCATCGAAAGCACCGAGCTGGAGTGGCACATCCGCTCCAACCAGCAGCTGGTGCCCAGCTATTCCGAGGCTGTGCTCATGGACCTTGCTCAGCTTTCCTCAGGTGGCGGCAGCAATGCGAACACCTACTCTGTGTGCGGCAGCTATGGCAGCTACCGACAGAACTGCGAGCGCTGCCACTGCACCATCAGCAGCTCATCCATCTTCTCGCGCAGTGCTCTGAGTATCTGCAATGGGACTAGCCCACATATCCCCTTCAGCGCCAGCCGTTTGTCATTGTCGCGGCTGTACGGCTCATGGCGCAGCTGCTTGAGGCGGAGCAGCGGAAGCCTCAACGAGACGTCGTGCCCCACAGAGAGCACGCGCTGCCTGACACCGTCGGACCAGCCAGCTAGTGAGGAGAACCCGCCGGACTACCAGGATGCACTCTACTTCCCCGTGCTCATTGTGCACCGCAACGAGGGCTGCCTGAACCATTCGCTGCACATGAACGGATCCTGCGTGGAGACCACCCTATGA